In Sulfuracidifex metallicus DSM 6482 = JCM 9184, a single window of DNA contains:
- the kae1 gene encoding KEOPS complex N(6)-L-threonylcarbamoyladenine synthase Kae1: MFVLGIESTAHTFGVGIAKDEYPFILANERDTYVPKEGGMRPTDLLAHHASVAPDIIRRALNKAKLRIDDIDYIAFSMGPGIGPALRVGATVARALSLKYGKPLVPVNHGIGHIEIGYLTTNAKDPLVLYLSGGNTQIITLYKGKFRVFGETLDIALGNLMDTFSRDAGLAPPYVTSGKHVIDICADKGDKLIDLPYVVKGQDISYSGLLTASEKALKENKKEDVCLSLREIAFDMLLEATERALALTGKKEILAVGGVAASVSLKSKLDALSRDWGVELKIVPPEYSGDNGAMIAYAGTLEARSGITISVDKSQVKPRWRVDEVDVKWRS; the protein is encoded by the coding sequence ATGTTTGTTTTAGGTATCGAGTCTACCGCCCATACTTTTGGCGTGGGTATAGCGAAAGACGAATACCCCTTTATTTTAGCTAATGAGAGAGATACCTACGTGCCGAAAGAGGGAGGAATGCGGCCTACGGATCTTCTAGCTCACCATGCTTCCGTTGCTCCCGATATAATTAGACGCGCCTTAAACAAGGCAAAGCTAAGAATTGACGATATAGATTATATAGCCTTCTCAATGGGCCCTGGTATAGGTCCTGCTTTGAGGGTAGGAGCCACAGTAGCAAGGGCTCTTTCGCTTAAATATGGCAAACCGTTAGTACCAGTGAACCACGGAATTGGGCATATAGAAATAGGTTACTTAACTACTAACGCTAAAGACCCCTTAGTTTTGTACCTTTCTGGAGGAAACACACAAATAATTACGCTATATAAAGGTAAATTTAGGGTATTCGGAGAAACCTTGGATATAGCTCTGGGTAACCTCATGGATACATTCTCTAGAGACGCTGGATTAGCCCCGCCTTATGTTACGAGTGGGAAACACGTTATAGACATTTGTGCTGACAAGGGTGATAAGTTGATAGATTTGCCATACGTAGTTAAGGGGCAAGACATATCATACTCTGGTCTGTTGACAGCATCAGAAAAGGCACTGAAGGAAAATAAGAAAGAAGACGTTTGCTTGAGTTTAAGGGAAATAGCCTTTGACATGTTATTGGAAGCTACAGAAAGGGCATTAGCGTTAACAGGAAAGAAGGAGATTTTAGCCGTGGGCGGAGTTGCAGCTAGCGTTAGTCTAAAGTCCAAGTTGGATGCCCTGAGTAGGGACTGGGGAGTTGAGTTAAAGATCGTTCCCCCAGAGTATTCAGGAGATAACGGAGCTATGATAGCATACGCTGGAACGTTGGAAGCAAGATCCGGCATAACTATTTCTGTAGATAAATCTCAGGTGAAACCTAGATGGAGGGTAGACGAGGTAGATGTAAAATGGAGAAGCTGA
- a CDS encoding Kae1-associated kinase Bud32, whose amino-acid sequence MEGRRGRCKMEKLNVLKRGAESIIYEGYFLGYHVVFKERLSKHYRNPIVDRSINSQRTMMEAHFIYNALKAGVNSPAVLFVDKENFTLVLEYIKGKSIKEILESSKIDYEFLREMGRFIGLLHSRGISHGDVNTNNFMVSDQGELFLIDFGLSKRTDDIEDFGTDIEVFYRSLDTVHPEARDELLVHFIEGYSKVMGKERTQSVFKTAQEIRSRGRYVSKDERKKYVFDYEDD is encoded by the coding sequence ATGGAGGGTAGACGAGGTAGATGTAAAATGGAGAAGCTGAACGTTCTGAAAAGGGGCGCAGAATCTATAATTTATGAAGGATATTTTCTAGGATATCATGTAGTTTTCAAGGAAAGATTGTCTAAACATTATAGAAATCCAATAGTAGATAGAAGCATAAACAGTCAAAGAACCATGATGGAGGCACATTTCATTTACAATGCATTGAAGGCTGGAGTAAACTCTCCAGCAGTTCTGTTTGTTGATAAGGAAAATTTCACTCTAGTTTTAGAGTATATAAAAGGTAAGTCAATCAAGGAAATATTAGAGAGTTCTAAAATTGATTATGAATTTTTAAGAGAGATGGGCAGGTTTATAGGTCTGCTTCACTCTCGAGGCATTTCTCACGGCGACGTCAATACCAACAACTTTATGGTAAGCGACCAAGGAGAGCTCTTCCTGATCGACTTCGGTCTGTCAAAGAGAACAGACGACATTGAGGACTTCGGAACCGACATTGAGGTTTTCTATAGATCACTAGATACTGTTCATCCAGAGGCTAGGGATGAACTTCTAGTCCATTTCATAGAAGGATATTCAAAGGTCATGGGGAAAGAAAGAACCCAGTCTGTCTTTAAGACTGCACAAGAGATTAGGTCAAGAGGTAGGTATGTAAGCAAGGATGAAAGAAAGAAATACGTGTTTGACTATGAAGACGATTAA
- a CDS encoding XTP/dITP diphosphatase, whose product MTMKTIKLITGNKGKYLEMKDIANKSGIELEWVNCPKVEVQGDNLEEISMHSAIDSFLSFRTPLIVDDSGLFINALNDFPGPYTKFVKKTIGIEGILKLINGIKERSARFMTVITFVDGKNIITFRGEVNGEISLSPRGEMGFGFDPIFIPNGSDKTFAEMSIEEKNLYSHRAKAFQKFLDFFLTYNV is encoded by the coding sequence TTGACTATGAAGACGATTAAGTTAATCACGGGGAACAAAGGAAAATACTTGGAAATGAAGGACATAGCCAATAAAAGTGGAATAGAATTAGAATGGGTAAACTGTCCTAAGGTTGAAGTTCAAGGTGACAACTTAGAGGAAATTTCAATGCATTCTGCAATAGATTCGTTTTTGAGTTTCAGGACCCCGCTCATAGTGGACGACAGCGGACTTTTCATAAATGCCCTCAATGATTTCCCGGGACCATACACTAAGTTTGTAAAGAAGACTATAGGCATTGAAGGGATATTGAAGCTCATAAACGGAATTAAGGAAAGAAGTGCAAGGTTTATGACAGTTATTACTTTTGTTGATGGAAAAAATATTATTACTTTTAGAGGAGAGGTGAACGGTGAGATATCATTGTCCCCAAGGGGAGAGATGGGTTTCGGATTTGACCCAATTTTCATACCCAATGGTTCAGATAAGACCTTTGCCGAAATGTCTATTGAGGAGAAGAACCTATATTCCCATAGAGCTAAAGCCTTTCAAAAGTTTCTAGATTTCTTCCTCACTTATAACGTATAG
- a CDS encoding aldo/keto reductase, translating to MNFRKLNHTNEQVSEIGIGVWSLVTDWWGADVSKAEEIMKKGFDEGINFFNTADMYGNGKGEEIIGKLFSSKRDRIVIATKIGYDFYHKKDNHLKQNFNLDYLQFALKKSLERLNTDYVDVLMIHNPKMEVIDNDAVLNFMKEVKRDGIAKTVGVALGPTLGWGEEGTAALKKGYEGLEYIYNIIEQEPGETFLKNQEAFHLIRVPHATDVLNEGKWPIKESPNMHRSLKDFEWVKKAYERTQGLLEFCRRKNVKLSQLALMFVLYNPNVTSVFPNISNLDELETFLKVEEFEPLNEEDMKVISSYYRRNYKDLNVESIGETIRYK from the coding sequence ATGAACTTCAGGAAGCTGAATCATACTAACGAGCAAGTATCAGAAATAGGTATCGGGGTTTGGAGCCTCGTAACTGATTGGTGGGGGGCTGACGTCTCAAAGGCTGAGGAAATTATGAAAAAAGGTTTCGATGAGGGGATAAACTTCTTTAACACGGCAGACATGTATGGAAACGGTAAAGGAGAGGAAATAATAGGAAAGCTTTTCTCTTCAAAAAGAGATAGGATAGTGATAGCTACAAAGATTGGATATGACTTTTATCATAAGAAAGACAATCACCTAAAACAGAACTTCAATTTAGACTACCTTCAGTTCGCGTTGAAGAAATCCCTAGAGAGGTTGAATACTGACTACGTTGATGTCCTCATGATACATAACCCTAAAATGGAAGTTATAGATAACGATGCCGTATTGAATTTCATGAAAGAAGTTAAGAGGGACGGAATAGCTAAGACCGTAGGTGTTGCCCTTGGACCTACCCTTGGATGGGGAGAAGAAGGTACAGCTGCCCTAAAGAAAGGATATGAAGGACTCGAATATATCTACAATATAATTGAACAGGAGCCTGGAGAGACTTTCCTCAAGAACCAAGAGGCGTTTCATTTAATTAGGGTACCACATGCCACCGACGTGCTTAATGAAGGAAAATGGCCAATAAAGGAGTCCCCAAATATGCACAGATCACTCAAGGACTTTGAGTGGGTCAAGAAAGCATATGAAAGGACTCAAGGTCTACTTGAGTTTTGTAGAAGGAAAAATGTCAAACTGTCACAATTGGCACTCATGTTCGTCCTATACAACCCTAATGTAACTTCGGTTTTCCCCAATATTTCCAACTTGGACGAGTTGGAGACTTTTCTCAAGGTTGAGGAATTTGAACCATTAAACGAGGAAGATATGAAGGTGATCTCTTCCTACTATAGACGTAACTACAAGGACCTTAACGTAGAGAGTATAGGAGAGACTATACGTTATAAGTGA
- a CDS encoding V-type ATPase subunit, with protein MSAVNAYLHSISRTVKTETLTRGDMGELMAEDDWRQVFNTLKEKEYIDEIPATLEEGERIIIDRQTRVMEKLMGYSYNSKISKDITSLYLYDMMLDEFKNIVTSVYNKRQLNGLKFHRELSKFNEGIPSSEEELRSAINGTIFGNAYNFASSYGYKNVTQLLSLLDLYFIYRISSIIETLRGDWKMAAKSIVCGYQDYYALSLATYQAMVTKNLCETNEELIKDLASTDYKGKTEVLRRFEPVKSISSKSAPEILSKILNRARKMARKNSLNVFMGQTFSPVIVMAASEMLRLDKGDILAIANGKKLKLSNSLIQELVSYDLV; from the coding sequence ATGAGCGCAGTTAACGCTTACCTACATTCAATAAGTAGAACCGTTAAAACAGAAACCCTCACCAGGGGTGATATGGGCGAACTAATGGCTGAGGACGACTGGAGGCAAGTTTTCAACACGTTAAAGGAAAAGGAATACATAGACGAAATTCCCGCAACCTTAGAGGAGGGAGAAAGGATCATAATTGATAGACAAACAAGAGTAATGGAAAAGTTGATGGGTTATTCCTATAATTCTAAGATTTCTAAGGACATAACTTCGCTTTACCTTTATGACATGATGCTGGACGAATTTAAGAACATAGTGACTTCTGTTTACAACAAGAGACAACTAAATGGACTAAAATTCCATAGGGAGTTATCAAAGTTTAACGAGGGAATTCCATCCTCAGAGGAGGAGCTTAGATCTGCAATCAACGGAACTATATTCGGAAACGCCTATAACTTCGCGTCAAGCTACGGCTACAAGAACGTGACACAACTTCTGTCCCTTTTAGACCTATACTTCATATATAGAATTTCTTCAATAATTGAAACATTGAGGGGAGATTGGAAAATGGCTGCAAAGTCAATAGTGTGTGGATATCAGGATTATTATGCCCTAAGTCTCGCCACTTACCAGGCAATGGTAACAAAGAACTTGTGCGAGACTAATGAAGAACTTATCAAGGATCTTGCGTCTACCGATTACAAGGGCAAGACTGAAGTGCTTAGAAGGTTTGAGCCAGTGAAGTCAATCTCCTCTAAATCTGCCCCTGAAATTCTATCCAAAATACTAAATAGAGCAAGGAAGATGGCAAGGAAGAACTCGTTGAACGTATTCATGGGCCAGACTTTCAGCCCGGTTATAGTAATGGCTGCTAGTGAAATGCTAAGGCTAGACAAGGGTGACATATTAGCTATTGCTAACGGAAAGAAGCTAAAGTTAAGCAACTCTTTAATACAGGAGCTCGTGTCGTACGATCTTGTTTAA
- a CDS encoding tRNA (adenine-N1)-methyltransferase, with protein MIKEGDLVVIWIDSRRIYLVKVDPQKRFSSDKGYIDMSNLIGKEYGERISLSTGREAFVLKPTPFDIYRGLKRPTQVLYPKDVAYILYMIGAKPGSTVVEAGTGSGFLTISMAYFLGESSKIITYDVRDDTQRSAKKNADFLGLADRIIFKLGDVREKIEETDIDAVFFDMPDPWNAVKSAYDSLSPSGSLVVFVPTIIQVEKTFMSMRDLFVDVHAEELMSREYQLKENAVRPKSIGVWHTGYIIYGRKSLKGD; from the coding sequence ATGATAAAAGAAGGAGATCTAGTTGTAATTTGGATAGATAGCAGAAGAATCTACCTTGTGAAGGTAGATCCTCAGAAAAGATTCAGTTCAGATAAAGGTTACATTGACATGTCAAACTTGATAGGCAAAGAATATGGGGAAAGAATTTCTCTGTCTACAGGGAGGGAAGCATTTGTGTTGAAGCCTACTCCATTTGATATCTACAGAGGATTGAAAAGACCTACTCAAGTGCTCTACCCCAAGGATGTAGCTTATATCCTCTATATGATAGGCGCCAAGCCAGGATCTACCGTGGTGGAGGCTGGAACTGGCTCAGGATTCCTCACAATATCCATGGCTTATTTCCTTGGAGAATCATCAAAAATTATAACTTATGACGTAAGGGATGACACCCAAAGATCTGCAAAGAAGAATGCTGACTTCTTGGGATTGGCAGATAGAATTATATTCAAATTAGGTGACGTAAGGGAGAAGATAGAGGAAACAGACATTGACGCTGTGTTCTTCGATATGCCAGATCCTTGGAATGCCGTGAAATCAGCTTATGATTCACTTTCACCCTCAGGATCACTTGTTGTTTTCGTACCTACTATAATTCAAGTGGAAAAGACTTTCATGTCCATGAGGGATCTTTTCGTTGACGTACACGCAGAGGAGTTGATGTCCAGGGAATATCAACTGAAAGAAAACGCAGTTAGACCTAAAAGCATAGGGGTTTGGCACACGGGTTACATCATCTACGGAAGGAAATCGTTAAAAGGGGATTAG
- a CDS encoding ribbon-helix-helix domain-containing protein, with product MKIITVKLPEQFLESIDELVNTGRYTNRSEVIRAALGDFIRKELWISE from the coding sequence ATGAAAATAATTACCGTAAAGTTACCCGAACAGTTCCTTGAGTCAATAGATGAACTAGTAAACACAGGAAGATATACTAACAGGAGCGAAGTTATAAGAGCCGCGCTAGGAGATTTTATACGAAAAGAACTCTGGATCTCAGAATGA
- a CDS encoding helix-turn-helix domain-containing protein, producing MSNQLLDEMISRISKFASIFGISRSELKVYAFLLLNGKSTARDISEKLEMSYTKVYSILARLEGRGWIIKIARRPTLYEAVPVKEVWVNIKGVISAKLEQLERDFIEPLSTFTFSSPYTVIIVPSKDIISAMREYLSESSQRYLIAISYPELLAEQVVELIKANSVKGDTKLIISKSIPFPDIPSIKIKKIDSMFGSGVITSSSMLLIVKSGETLLGLSSSHNYFIEIATVYFNHLWETH from the coding sequence ATGAGTAACCAGCTCCTCGACGAGATGATAAGTAGAATTTCTAAGTTCGCATCTATATTCGGCATATCAAGATCCGAACTGAAAGTTTACGCGTTCCTACTTCTTAATGGAAAGTCAACAGCTAGGGACATTTCCGAGAAATTGGAAATGTCTTATACCAAGGTTTACTCTATTTTAGCTAGACTGGAGGGAAGGGGTTGGATCATTAAAATAGCAAGGAGACCTACACTTTATGAGGCGGTTCCGGTAAAGGAGGTCTGGGTTAACATAAAGGGCGTGATATCTGCTAAGTTAGAACAGTTGGAAAGAGATTTCATAGAGCCACTTTCAACTTTCACCTTTTCGTCTCCTTATACTGTAATAATAGTGCCATCTAAAGATATAATCAGTGCAATGAGAGAATATTTATCTGAGAGCAGCCAAAGATATTTGATAGCAATATCTTATCCTGAGTTACTCGCGGAACAAGTAGTAGAATTGATAAAGGCTAACTCGGTAAAAGGAGACACCAAGCTAATCATATCTAAAAGCATACCTTTTCCGGATATACCTTCTATAAAGATTAAGAAAATAGATTCCATGTTCGGTAGTGGAGTGATCACCTCCTCTTCCATGCTTCTAATAGTTAAGTCTGGAGAGACGTTGCTAGGTTTATCATCCAGTCACAACTACTTCATTGAAATAGCCACAGTTTACTTTAATCATCTATGGGAAACGCATTGA
- a CDS encoding 30S ribosomal protein S25e, translated as MGGVSKKPLSNVEKKMKKEAAKEEKKVEKKSSKTGKEVISKTITLDNETKKKVMDELKREKIVTPYSLASKSEMTISVAKKMLEEMEKQGIVKLVSKNRRVSLYVASS; from the coding sequence ATGGGTGGAGTATCTAAGAAACCTTTAAGCAACGTAGAAAAAAAGATGAAAAAAGAAGCTGCGAAGGAGGAAAAGAAGGTAGAAAAGAAGAGCAGCAAGACCGGAAAGGAAGTTATAAGCAAGACCATCACTTTGGACAATGAAACTAAGAAGAAGGTTATGGATGAATTGAAGAGAGAAAAGATAGTAACTCCATATTCTCTAGCTTCCAAGAGTGAAATGACGATAAGCGTAGCGAAGAAAATGCTTGAGGAGATGGAAAAGCAGGGAATAGTGAAACTTGTATCTAAAAACAGAAGAGTTTCATTATACGTCGCATCCTCATGA
- a CDS encoding carbon-nitrogen hydrolase family protein, with translation MLIALLHLKLKELSRKHNVEKAKKLMKMARDRNVKLVVLPSLFPVGNTFEIYSNEKKLRSMVKNLAEKIPGNNTDILINLAMEGEMHVIAGPLLEQAGPKIFLTSLVLSPQGEIIGKYRKVIISDKDIKLGISGGKEPVYTLLDKRYGIISEDDLYSPEISRILSIFGAQAVIGTMKAMANNQEMLKHLAIVRSIENGIPYLINGEVIEDEEGEIKGSSPTFITTPDNMIYKEAEESDTILTVESEVLINNKGKRTNMAMLDSVIGGLCKNYKKQKMENSKKSVDADEED, from the coding sequence GTGCTTATAGCTCTTCTTCATTTAAAATTAAAGGAACTCTCGAGAAAACATAACGTTGAGAAGGCAAAGAAACTCATGAAAATGGCAAGGGACAGAAACGTTAAGTTGGTTGTCCTTCCCTCATTGTTTCCAGTTGGTAATACCTTTGAGATATATAGCAATGAAAAGAAACTTAGAAGCATGGTGAAGAACTTGGCCGAGAAGATACCTGGCAACAACACAGACATTTTGATAAACCTCGCAATGGAAGGGGAAATGCACGTTATAGCAGGTCCCTTGTTGGAACAAGCAGGACCTAAGATATTCCTTACCAGTCTGGTTCTTTCTCCACAAGGAGAAATAATAGGAAAATATAGGAAAGTGATCATCTCCGATAAGGACATAAAGTTGGGCATATCCGGAGGAAAAGAACCAGTGTATACACTGTTGGACAAGAGGTATGGCATAATTTCAGAGGACGATCTCTATTCTCCTGAAATTAGCAGAATTCTTTCAATTTTTGGAGCACAAGCAGTAATAGGAACAATGAAGGCAATGGCTAACAATCAAGAAATGTTAAAACATTTGGCAATAGTGAGGAGTATAGAGAACGGAATTCCGTACCTAATTAATGGGGAGGTTATCGAAGACGAAGAAGGCGAAATAAAGGGATCATCTCCGACGTTCATCACTACGCCTGACAATATGATATATAAAGAAGCTGAGGAATCTGATACAATACTCACCGTTGAGTCTGAAGTGTTAATTAACAATAAAGGAAAGAGAACAAATATGGCGATGTTGGACTCCGTCATAGGAGGGCTTTGTAAGAACTACAAGAAGCAGAAAATGGAAAACAGTAAGAAGAGCGTTGATGCTGACGAGGAAGATTAA